The Bradyrhizobium sp. CCBAU 051011 DNA segment CATGTCCATATAGGCGGCGAACACCGGATGCGCGTTGGCGCGTTCCTCCTGCGAGCGGATCACCGGCTGCACGTCCTCAGGCCCGTACATGCTGGCGTAGGGCTCCGGCGCAATGTAGGGCCAGTGCGGCTTGATGTAGGACAGATGCAGGCACCATGGCCTGCCGTCATCTTCGGCTTCCGCGATGAACTCCATCGCGCGCCGCGTCATGTAGGGCGTCTCGGAATGCTCGTCCGGCACGCGCGCGGCCTTGTCGGCGTGAACGAGAAGCCAGCCGTTCTGCAGGCTGCCGTCATCAGCCGCGCCGGAATTGGCCCAGTGCTCCCACGGATTATCAGCGTCAAAGCCGTGCTGGCGCAGGTAATTGTCATAAGCCGGCCGCGGCCGGCCCGTCGGATGCAGGCCGTCGTCGCGCTCATAGGGCTCGAACCCGCATTCGGACACATGCACGCCGATGATCGAGTCGGGCGGGATGCCGAGGTTCTTCAGCCCCTCCAGGTCCGGCGCCATATGCGTCTTGCCGACCAGCACGTTGCGCACGCCGATCTTCTTTAAGTGATCGCCGAGCGTCGGCTCCCCGACGCGCAGCGGCCAGCCGTTCCAGTGCGAGCCATGCGAGCGCATGTAGCGGCCGGTATAGAACGACATCCGCGACGGGCCGCAGATCGGCGACTGCACATAGGCGTTGGAGAACAACACGCCGCGTTTGGCCATCGCATCGATGTTCGGCGTCTTCAGCACGCCATGCCCGGTACAGCCGAGATAATCGTAGCGAAGCTGGTCGCACATGATCCAGAGCACGTTCTTCGCAGGCGTTTTGGGCGTCATCTCGGGCATTTCGGCTGGCGTTGAGGGCGGCGGATGGTGCGATATCGCCGTGCAGATAACAATCGAGCGGCGGTGCGGTCCAGCGGCGTTAACGATTGGATAGCGCCATTTCTCGCAATTGAGCGGCGATCCAGCCCTGCGCGTTAGCCTTACCGGCAGTTTGGCCAGCCGCCTTAACCCTTGAAATCGCCAGTTGCATTAAATTGGGACTCTAGGAAACCGGGATCCCAGGCGATGCGGGTTGGCGCGACACTGGCAATTTTGGCGGCGATGACGTCGACGGCCTTCGCCGGCGGCGGTTTTGAGATCGTGATTCCGGGCCGTCCTGGAGTTCCCATCATCATTAATGGCATCGACGCATCCTATGCGGTGGTCGAGGGCGACTGGGGCCTCGGCAAGGGCACCCATGTCCAGCCGACCATTTATGGTGGCCGCTACATCGATCCGGTCCCGCAGGTCGGTCATTATTATCCGAGCGCTGGCCGCATGCCCGGTTACGGGCGCCTCGAAATCGAGCCGCCGGCGAACCGAAGATTGCCGCAGCCGGCCGAGAGTTACCATCAGTCCTGGTCGGCGCAGTCAGCGCCGCTACCGGCACAATCCAACGTGCCCGTCGATCCGCCCGAGATCATCTACGCGCCGCAGGATGACCGACGACGGCCGCACCGCCTTCCGCGCTGAGAAAAATTACGACAACGAAAAACATCGACAGGAGAGAGTAATGCGTCAGATACTTAAAGGATTGGTGGCGGCGGTGGCCGTCATGGCCGCAGCACCCGCGATGGCCTGCGGTTATTACGCCCCTTGCGCAGCGCCGGTCTATGTCGCCCCGGTCGCGGCCTACGGTTATGGTTATGGCTATGGCGGCTGCAACCCCTGCGGCTGGGTCCGCGAGCGTCTGCCCGATCCGGAGCAGCAGTATTATTGGATCAACCAGGGCCCGACCTATAGCGGTCCCGGCAATTTTGCGCCGTATCCCGTCTATCGCGAAGGTTCGGTCTCCGGCTACGGCTATGGCTACAACCGTCCGTACTATCGCGCACAGCGCTACGGCTATTATCGCGGCCAGCGCGTGCTGCGCCGCTACTACTGATCCACTCGTAGCTTGAAAGCTTCGACGCCCGTTCGCTTCCGCGAGCGGGCGTTCTTATTTCATAAGTCCCAATCGGCTCGCGCCGATATAGAGCGCCAGCACGGCGGCGTTCGAGACGTTCAGGCTCTTGATCTCGCCGGGCATGTCGAGCCGCGCCACCACGCGGCAGGTCT contains these protein-coding regions:
- a CDS encoding alkaline phosphatase family protein, with amino-acid sequence MTPKTPAKNVLWIMCDQLRYDYLGCTGHGVLKTPNIDAMAKRGVLFSNAYVQSPICGPSRMSFYTGRYMRSHGSHWNGWPLRVGEPTLGDHLKKIGVRNVLVGKTHMAPDLEGLKNLGIPPDSIIGVHVSECGFEPYERDDGLHPTGRPRPAYDNYLRQHGFDADNPWEHWANSGAADDGSLQNGWLLVHADKAARVPDEHSETPYMTRRAMEFIAEAEDDGRPWCLHLSYIKPHWPYIAPEPYASMYGPEDVQPVIRSQEERANAHPVFAAYMDMRYSRNMSRNEAREKVIPTYMGLIKQIDDQMGVLMQFLEARGLLDTTMIVFTSDHGDYLGDHWMGEKDLFHEQSAKIPLIVIDPSSAADATRGTVSDALVEAIDLAPTFLDYFGGTPPDHVLEGRSLMPLLHGTMPADWRKVVFSEYDYAMQDVRVMLNQPIDRCRLFMVFDGRWKFIHASGFRPMLYDLETDPQELVDRGADPSCAEIVARLQSELFDWALHPKMHITTPNAKIAAYAAQQLQVKNGMLIGIWDEAELGAIRERIGIKP